The following DNA comes from Podarcis raffonei isolate rPodRaf1 chromosome 10, rPodRaf1.pri, whole genome shotgun sequence.
ATCgcaggatcagatcagaagccgggatggcttctgtgatTCCAGGAATTTCCTGGGAAAATAGGGGCGGTTGGAGGATACGAAAGCAGCAAAGGAAGCGTTGCAGAAACAGTGGAGTCCAAAGGAGAACTCACCCAGCAAATGTTTCCAGTCCCTGGGAAGCCCCAACAAGGGCCACAAGAAGCAGAAATAGCCTCATATTTGGAAAGTTGTTCAGAAGCGGGAGAATGATGATTCGGCGAGGCTGTATTTAAGCTGTGTCCAAGCCTTTCCAAAGAGACTGCATGTGTTTAAATTCCCATGTCATGTCCGAAAGGTTCGAAGCACCTTGTCAGATAAGGGAGTATCTTTCCCTCGGAAAGTCTTGCTTGCCTTGATGTAATCATATAATTAATGGGTGGACCTTGATCAGCAAGGCTGGGACGCAGGAGCCCTCGGGGCACAGTAGTAAACAGCAAAATTGCAGAATTGTCCAAGCGACTGGATGTGGCCCAGATATTGCAGAGACAGCCTATTCACAGGTGAGTCAGAGTGCTGGTGCAGGTAAGCCAGGTGCGGGGAATCCAAACGCTCCTGAACTacaaccagctccatctggtacgcaggatgagaccctatctgcccgcagactgtcttgccagagtggtgcatgctctagttatctcccgcttggactactgcaatgcgctctacatgggtctacctttgaaggtgacccggaaactacaactaatccagaatgcggcagctagactggttgacaaaagttggatggccacctgtcagggattatttgaggttgaatcctgttttggggggacaggaggcgggcaggtgtggaggactccctggtcctgaatggggtaactgtgcccctgaaggaccaggtgtgcagcctgggagtcattctgggctcacagctgtccatggaggcgcaggttaattctgtgtccagggcagctgtttaccagctccatctggtacgcaggatgagaccctccctgcccacagactgtctcgccagagtggtgcatgctctagttatctcccgcttggactactgcaatgtgctctatgtggggcaacctttgaaggtgacccggaaactacaactaatccagaatgcggcagctagactggtgactgggagtggccgctgggaccacgtaacaccagtcttgaaagacctactttggctcccagtacgtttccgagtacaattcaaagttttggtgctgaccttgaaagccctaaacagcctcggtccagtatatctgaaggagcgtctccacccccatcgttctgcccagacactgaggtccagcgccgagggccttctggcggttccctccctgtgagaagcaaagctacagagaaccaggcagagggccttcttggtggtggcacctgtcctgtggaacaccctcctagcagatgtcaaagagataaacaccatctgacatttagaagacaactaaaggcagccctgtttagggaagtttttaatgtgtgacattttaatgtatttttcatctttgttggaagctgcccagagtggctggggaaacccagccagatgggcggggtacaaataataaattattattattattattattattattattattattattattattattacaacacccatcatccctagccactggTCATtactgctggggctgatgggagttgtagttctgcaatcTCTAGAgcgccaaaggttccccacccagaGGCAGCTCCaaattgtctgcactgacaggcagcagctctccagggctttggGCAGGAATTTCTACCAGCCCTACCTGGCAAtgccagggatttgaacccaggaccttctgcattcaaaataGTGATGCTTTGCGCAGCCATGTCTAGTCTTCTACCTATCTAAAATTTATTATTGGTGTGCGTTTTCCTTTCTGTAAATCtatcaaagaataaaataaaatcaggatggtgggggcacttaataataataataataataataataataataataataatatctttattgtcattgccccctctcagggacaacgaaattacttgactgctccataaaaacactaattaaacaatacagtatagtacagcaaggaagattagatgactttcaaagtccaggcttcccattcagggctgagatcgctctggagaagaagctgttcttaagacggcttgttcttgtcttcatcgccctgtatctccgtcccgacggcaggagctcgaagagacagtgaccaggatgcgatggatcttttactatgtccagtgccttcctatggcaccttgtggcataaatctgctctaaggtggagagtgggcagccaacaatgctctctgctgccttaacaactctgcacaaccccatcctgtcctgggtagtacagcttccgtaccacacacataagccataagtgagcacgctctcaatggcacagtggtagaaggcaagcagcagtttctgcggaagatggtttttccttagaattctcaaaaagtacagtctctgctgcgccttcttcacaagcccccttgtgttgacactccaggacagatcctcttgtaattcaatgcccaaaaatctgaacgttgttaccctctccacacagaccccatcaatcaaaagtggctggatattgctcttctgtctcctgaagtccaccacaagctcctttgtcttccttgtatttatgagcaagttgttagctctgcaccactctgtcagccgctccacctcatctctatagtccgtttcaccctccctttcagggatgagcccaatcacggttgtgtcatctgcaaatttgacaaccctattactagggtgagcagcgacacaatcgtacgtgtagagaatataaaggagcggactgagtacgcatccctgtgtgTGCCCTTATTCTGAcaggcgccctccagaacttggtgtgatggcctgggattcggactcagatgctgaacctgaggaatccgagcctgcacaggattccccgccttcagaaccagctgagccggggctggggcatgagcctgaagggtcctcacctgtgctggatcctcaggtgcaggcatcaacTGAGTCTGagatgatggaggacccattgcctgcaggtgctccattctcagccccatcaggggaagctgaggttgcctctgggtccggtaaccctccagcctctcctgagctgcagaggctcagggcagagaggcggagggaactaaattcccgcaggaggagtgctcacctccaggccaggagaggtgagtctcCAGTGGACCGGgaccaccctatgcctcggggcagataaaagccagccagccccagtcccaggttgcgggagcaacgttgttggttgTCAGTCTCTGCCTgaaccctgccctgcacccagcttcgacGTTTACGGACTGCCTTCATATTGCTTCATCGACCACAGACTagacttggaccttgcctcttgATTAACCCGCACACTTGGCAccccgcgccactagcctctatagGTAAGACAGCCCTGAGAGGACTCTCCCTCCCCAAGAACTAGGAGATCCGTCCGTATTAGAGAACAAAGAATGCAGAGAGGAGAAGGAACTTCCCTTTGGCGCCCAGGATGTTGCTGGAGACAGAAGGGGGAGGATTTAGAATAGCCAACTCTAAATGTGGAGAGATGTCGATTTTtgcttgcaaccagatgactgaatcAAAAAGACTATTGTCGGgaaactgccatcggaacaggggagggaggtgttagtttctgtttgccactgagcagtgctttggagtcacaagactctgtttacattccacacagtCCAGGCTGTTGGGAGTCTCACAGGAGACGGGAgatggatgtgatgttactggtttcctgttcctttgttgttgcagttgctctctgctttcacagagagaggatgtgttttctgtctgcgtagttaggaaaataaaactctttgcaatgtagccataaatctcatcacttccacgTGCTGTTTTGGATTCTCGGCTGAATgggatgtgcctggagccttatcagaggctcaggtagTCAATCTCGTCGGGGGCGATTCCGAAGGACTCGGAGGCcggaggaagatgagctttatcagctcggtcgaacgCAGATCCCGACAGGAGGCtgggggatacagagagcctccgacACTTCTGAGGAGCAGCGTCTAGTCCAGCGGTGgtgaaagccacacctccagtggagcagagggggaagggggcagccaAGCGAGGGGAGGGCTTGAAGATGCTACTGAGAGCCCAAGtgcctcacctggccaggctggccaggaggcaGACACGCTGTTTCCGTCACCCAGCTTACGCAGAGGGGTGAAACATAAGGAggtttggggtgtctaagttgttatgttgggggagaaaccggaaggggccactcccggaatctgcaagtgactaagacagacatgaactttgtggttctgcactgtaaatagtttgcaccaaataaaacctgttaaagacaggtcggagtcctgcctggttactcacgagcaaccaccaccagcacctgacaACTATAAAATATAAACCACTCGTTAATTCTTGTCTGTGAAGTTACTGAAGCGAGGGGAGGACTCTCCACGCCTGACACAGCGCGGCTTCTCACGGACGGCACCATTCAGCTGGCAAACGGTGTTTCAACAAGCCGGCCGCCTTCTTAGCACGTTGCAAAGAGGAGAACGTTAtgtggtatgttgttgttgtttagtcatttagtcgtgtccgactcttcgtgaccccctggaccagagcatgccaggcactcccgtcttccactgcctcccgcattttggtcaaactcatgctggtagcttcgagaacactgtccaaccatctcgtcctctgtcgtccccttctccttgtgccctccatctttcccagcctcagggtcttttccagggagttttctcttctcatgaggtggccaaagtcttagagcctcagctttaggatctgtccttccagtgagcactcagggctgatttccttcagaatggagaggtttgatctcgcagtccatgggactctcaagagtctactCCAGCACCAGAATACAAAAGCATCATAATTCTTCATaattctccttcatggatcactgccttgtcgtggtgaaggggcttgaataactcagagaagctatgagctatgctatgcagggccacccaagatggacaggtcatagtggagagttttgaccaaacgtgatccacctggagcaggaagccactccagtatccctgccaagaaaactctatggacaaagacaacaggcatatgtgGTATAAGAGCTTTATTGACACGACTCAGCCCTCAGCCACCTCTCAGAGGTGCGAGTCGCCCCTCTCACCCTCCTCGCCCAGGCCAACAACCCTTGAAGGAAGCCAGGGCAAAAGCGGGTTGTGTGTGGACATTGTCTCCCTTCCCCGGAAGGGACTCCCCTCAGGATCAGTTGCGCTTCCCTGGAGAACACCACTCTGGGTCAAAGAAGTGCTGGGCCAGCCATTCTCTCGTCCTCTTGGCTTTGCAGCGGGGACACGGTTCCTCGGGCATCCAAGGCACTCGCCTGGGGCTCCTCTGCCTTACCACCATCTTCCTCCCTTTCGTGCTGGAGGCGCTGCCGTCCGTATCACCCGTCTGGCTGCCTTTCCACGAGGACACCTGCGATTCCGAGGTGCCCACGGAGTCGCTGTCGCAGAAGGTTTGCTGGCTGAGCTTGGAGAGGCGCTCCTTCGTCTCCTTCCTGGGAGGAGAGCTGGGGGACACCTCATCCTCAGCGACGTCCCTGTCACACTCTCCTGTAAACAGCTTCCTCAGGCACCCCAGGATGCCGCACGCACTGTCTTGACACCTGTCGGTAGGGTCCTGGCAACCTATCAGGCatcaggtgtgtgagagagagagagagacgagggGGTTATTTTTGCGGTGGAGAAATAGCAAGGCAGCCATCCACTTTCGCCTGAGCTCAGTGGCTCTCAAAGAGCATCGCAGCCATgctgccataccctccaatgtatctccaatgaaaagagggacacCCTATAAATTTACACAAAGGCATCCATTTACAACATACCAtgttattatttgtggggcaaaaaaATTTAAGAAAAACTCTAGCCCCAAAGGGGgatattgtgataggaattttgaggtcttagatatatggtaatgttcataaccgcatgtacatagatcagcacaggaagactgacctggaaccattttgattcctaaactgagcaaatgttttctctgcaaggtcaaaatggaaaagcctccccattgtcttttccttcacaaatcctgtcttaagggtatgtttgtgtttgaatagggtgtgagcctgtgacctggcccaggaactaagtatttatcactacaaaagactggccaggctccccacgcaatccaatcaagtaacctgccagacaggagataaacaacaacaggagaaaaacaacattcaaatttctgtttagaccgccttttctgtgatgtaggtgtgatgtatctgaggggtggtcttaggttacaccccttctgtgatgtatgtatgatgtttctgggggtggtcttgatctacagggtggcaatttcaaaagtctttataagaccttgcacgccatttttctgggtccctcctctctcctgcgtgtgaggagagcaccctgttgcaacagatcaataaagatcaagcttactagctgctttgcttctcaatattctctggttggcctctgttatcttctcctaccaatagggaacctatgtaaggactctatatgggctcttggataccccataagggaaaagggcaatttttgtttacaacactagcAGGCatcaggtgagagagagagagaggtgagggGGTTACTTTTGCGGTGAAGAAATAGCAAGGCTGCCATCCACTTTCGCCTGagctcagtggttctcaaagatcATCGCCACCAtgctgccataccctccaacgcatctccaatgaaaagagggacatcctattccgtgccctccaccatttctccagtgaaaacagggacgcCCCAGcgggggacattctgggatcaaatcagaaactggttcAATCAATCGACCGGTTGGACATCCCTAAAATAACTCAAAAACGTCAAACACATTTGGCCTAAACTAAAAAAAAGTTCTAGAattttggcaaaaaaataaaaaacaaatcggaacagctttgccaaaaaaaagttcaacaacttttctgtctggatatGGCCACCCTAGTTTAATCCACCTATTAAATAGATCACTGTTTTGTACTTGATTCCTTGCTGATtataaactcactgggtgacagtGGAGAGCGACGCTCTCTCAGTTGTTGCCTCACAACTTGATCTATTCTTATTTAGTATATTTCTTACAGCTTACACACCATTTGatggtaaaaaaaaaccctcaaagcagtttacaaaagaacaAAGCAATAATAGGTTAAAATGATTATTTTGAACATTCAAGATAGGATTCTGTGATTCCGGGATGTCCTGCTTAAAACAGGACAGTTGGGTATGTGGCAATCGTCTCCTCCAAAGCAAACAGTAGGTTGTTTTTAAATTTCCAGTTACTCCTTGACTTTTGCTTAATAAGAAACATGCTTTTTTGCAGCAAATGAATTAAATTTTACCTTTTGTATATCTAACCTTCTTGCATGGCTGAATTCCACCACCGCATTTCGGGACGATCTGTTCTCGGAAAATATGGGAAAGAATTCCATTTAGAACCCGATGCATATGATTGGGGCTAAGTTTACATGCACACCAAGCCATTTGTAGCACAAATACACAGCTTTTCTCAATCTGGAACCGTTTGTGCTTGTCCTCAATGTGCCGCTTTCAGTCTAGAATCATTCCATTCCCAAAGGGTTAGGCTTTACACCTCAACCACCCCCTTCTATAGCCCCCTCACAGCTTGCTCCAATCCCAAATCCCTTTTAAAGGGAGGTGGGAGGTGCTTCATGTTGGAGTTGTAGCAAACCATAGTGCATTAAGCAAATGGTAGCTTTGCGAAGGGAAAGGTACCATTTCCAGGAATCTTTGGGATAAGGCATCTCCCATTCTTCAGCccggtcactgaggtccagctctgagggtcttctgctggttccctccctgcgagaagccaagttacagggaaccaggcagagggccttctcagttgtggcaccttccctgtagaatgccctccctccagatgtcaaggagataaagaactacgcgacttttagaagacatctgaaggcagctctgcatcgggaggtttttaatgtatttttaatctttgttggaagctgcccagagtggctggggaaacccagccagatgggcggggtacgaataataaattattattattattattattaaatttttgatctttttatatgtgctggaagccgcccagagtggctggggaaacccggccagatgtgcggggtgtaaaaaaataaaattattattattatgtgctttATTTGTGCAATGAATAGATGCTTTGAATGCTCAGTTTTATCTGCTGGCTGTTATGGTGGTAATCGTTTGCTGTCGCTGGATCTGCTCTCCGTATGTGTTGGCGTATATGTGTGTTTTGGCATGATGTTTCCATTGTTCGTGCCAGCCTTTGCCAGGCCCCTCAGATATTTTGGggtacagctcccatcagactcagccagcacatgtgttgttgtttttaatcatcAGCTGGTTTGGAGTCTGCTGAAccgttacctttacctaaaagttCTGGACATCCAGCTGGCCGCTGTTGGAAGTTAAAGGCTCAACAAGACAGCGCTTTGGGCTCCCCTTCTGTCCTCCAGCTGCACACAAGAGGAATACGGCTAATAAAAGACTATTACCCAGTCTGCACCAATGTAGATGATCCTTATAGCAGCCACAGCCAGGCAGTAATAAAGCAGAATTTCTCCCAGGGCCCAGCAGACATCGTCTTCCTCGGGTACCTCCTCCTCGCACTCAAATTCCTCCAGGGAGCCGGTCTCGACGGGGTCTCTGGTACGTGAATAAATCCACCACAGGAATGGAAAAGGGAATGCCATGGACCACGAAGGGCCAAAATGTCAGGTGAGGAAGTGAAGAGTTTGAAGAGGCAGCGGCAACATGGTACCCTGGCAACTGATTGTTGACCAGAGTTTGCCTCACAAGGCGTGGGCCAGGACCCAACAGAACCTTTTTCTCGCATCATTCTCAGAACCGTGGCGATAGGAAATGGGAGAAGGGTGCCGCTGCCCAGAGCAACTCTCATTTGGACCATTGCTGTTGGCACGTCATCGAGAacgcttgcttgcttatttgtcgcatttattttttaataataataatagtagtagtagtagtagtagtaataataataataataataatttatttatacctgcccatctggctgagttttcccagccactcccaatcaagtgttaaaaacaatacagcattaaatacagtggtacctcaggttaagtacttaattcgttcaggaggtcctttcttaacctgaaactgttcttaacctgaagcaccactttagcctatgcggcctcctgctgctgccgcgccaccgcagcacgatttctgttctcatcctgaagcaaagttcttaacccgaggtactatttctgggttagcggagtctgcaacctgaagcgtctgtaacccgaggtaccactgtattaaaaacttccctaagcagggctgccttcagatgtcttttaaagataagatagctgcttatttccttcacatctgacgggagggcgttccacatggcgggtgccaccaccaagaaggccctctgcctggttccctgtaacctcacttctcgtagcgagggaaccatcagaaggcactcagagctggacctcagtgtccaggatggacgatgggggtggagacgctccttcaggtatactgggccgaggccgtttagggctttaaaggtcatcaccaacactttgaattgtgctcggaaacgtactgggagccagtgtaggtctttcaagaccggtgttatatggtcacgGCGTCCGCTCCCACtctccagtctggctgccgcattctggattagttgtagtttccaggtcaccttcaaaggtagccccacatagagcgcattgcagtagtccaagcgggagataaccagagcatgcagcactctggtgagacggtctgtgggcagggagggtctcatcctgcgtaccagatggagctggtaaacagctgccctggacacagaattaacttgcgccaccatggacagctgtgagtccagaatgactcccaggctgtgcacctggtccttcaggggcacagttgccccattcagaaccagggagtcccccacacccgcctgcctcctgtccccccgaaacagtacttctgtcttgtcaggattcaacctccatCTGTTAGCCGCTATCCAtcctcccactgcctcccacaacatcttcagatgttgttgggctcccaaGTCCCAGCATGGCACGCGTTTAAGAATGACGGGAgcctttttaccatatgtggtgggaatgcagagaagttaaaaaaaaattgggaaatgatatacaatgaattgaaaaaaatgtttaaattgacatttgtaaagaaacaaaaaccagaaTCATTTTTGCTAGGGATTGTacgacaagacctgccaagaaaaatagaGAGCTTATTTATgtctgctacaacagcagcaagagtcttgttagcacaaggaatgaagaatgaggaaatgaaagaacagcggcaagagaaattgatgagttatgcagaactggccaaattgacatacaaactgtgtgaaaaggacaactgtgacttcaaggaagaatgggaactttttacaatctaaaaagacaacaaaatgaaccgaactctttggcaggttttgaataaacattcacaaatttaTTCATTGAACATATGATAGATACAGCAAGGATATGTaccattttataacatgcagagaacaagaTATGGGGGGAAAATCAGGGAGGGTTGGGgaggaataaagggggggggggaataatgtaaCTGATTATGAGGATTGATAAATTGTTACACTGAAATtggttaataaaaatatttaataataataataataaaatgatgggagctgccacaaaagattcctgcattttcagGGCGTTCGGCTAGAAGATCTTTGTGGTCcagtccaactctacaattctgtgatccaatattctgcaacatctgggggccacaGGTCTGCCTCCCCCTTCAACGCCATTTGCATTCCCAGGGGTTGCATTATGAAGATATTCAGAGGGTAATATACAACAAATAGCAATGAATAGCAAAACAGCGGCACAACGCAGGTGATTCTGGAACACGTCGTATGAGGGGTTTTGATGTTGTGcccttttcatgttgcgaacgggcctccagaacggatcctgttcgcaaccagaggtaccactgtatataaataaaataaataaaaagcactgCACAAGGCAGACTGGTAACCATTAATAACCACCTTAAAGCAGAggctttcaacctttttgagttcatggctcccttgatcaactacagtggtgccccgcaagacgaatgccttgcaagacggaaaacccgctagacgaaagggttctctgttttggaggcgcttcgcaaaacgaatttcctatgggcttgctgcgcaagacgaaaatgtcttgcgagttcctgcgggtttcccccccctttccccctctttcccccaagccgctaagccgcttaacagctgatcgctaagccgcttatcagctgatccgctaagccgcttaacagctgattcgctaagccgctaagccgcttatcagctgatccgctgatccgctaagccgcttatcagctgatccgctaagcctgctaagccgctaatagcgctaatccgctaatgggcttgcttcgcaagacgaaaaaaccgcaagacgaagagactcgcggaacggattctttttgtcttgcgaggcaccactgtaccttctttctgcggcacccctggggggggctcaggagcccagtaacCCCTCACCCTTTTCCGAACACCCACCCTTGTGGACTGTGTTCCCTctgccttctctcctctccccactcctTGGGGGTCCTCTGGGCATCCGTCCATCCCTGATTGCTGAGCtgcccccttccctgccccaaagagaggtgccccccagaggcaccattcgcctgcggatcttgtagccagggctgctgcaataaacagccgtacagtcatacctcgggttacagacgcttcaggttgcctttttttgggttgcggaccgccgaaacccggaagtatcggAACAGCAGTGCATATACAGAAGCGCTAAACCGTGCTTAcaacatgcgcagaagtgccaaatcgcaacctgcatgtGCGCAGGTGCGCAGgtgcgccgctgtgggttgcgaacgtgcatcccgcacggatcatgttcgcaacccgagcgtccactgaacaagcctttgggaggcagagatgcaagagggcattagaggagggagggaaggaaagaggggcagaggccagtgtGGAATgcctgaccatccttcaaggcaccccagggtgccatgccgcactggttgaaaaccaccacaggaaaagaaagcgCCAGAGCACTTGTCGCCCCCAGGCTCCCACCTGAAACCCCTCAAATgccgtgctttttttctgggggtacgcctaccccgaaacattttgtgaatctaagtttggcctcattgaggtatttcagtatgagtaggaaaatgagagtacagtcatacctcgggttacagacgcttcagggtgtgagttttcgggttgcgcaccgcgccgaacccggaagtactggaacgggttacttccgggtttcagtgcttgcgcatgcgcacatatactaaatcgcgctttgcgcatgcgcagaagtgctgagtCGCGACCCTTGTGTGCACAGATGCAGCGCTGCGGgctgcgaacactgcgggttgcgaacatgcctcccgcacggatcacgttcacaacctgagcggccactgtaaacattttttttaggaaaaaacccCAATATTCAAAGATCTCTGTTGATTTCCAGAACatcctagaccagtggttctccaaaggatggcaagtgtggagCAAAGATTCGAGGACAAtcaaaagaaacatttaaacatttcagtgtagcatGGTATAGTACTGTATcaaaatagttttatttttattttcagaataGGAATAGGTATCTTTTCAAAAAGAGAGCAAGAGAATCGAGTGAAACTGTTACGTACTTAAGGCACATATGTAAGAGACGTGTTTATAATCAAATTTTGGGAATGCTTTGTGTTCTGATGGAGCTGCCTTGTTTTAAACTCTCTAAATGTcccatattataaagtagttctGTTCTGTGTtgcaaatcaagcactgctaggagttgttcctttttgttttctaATGTCTTTCTGAACACTAAGTTGACCAAAAGTGCTTCATTGTTTTTGTAAGGATTCTTTCAGCTGTTcccatttttatctgtaagccaccttcgGTCCTTATCAGGGATAAATATG
Coding sequences within:
- the SSMEM1 gene encoding serine-rich single-pass membrane protein 1, which produces MAFPFPFLWWIYSRTRDPVETGSLEEFECEEEVPEEDDVCWALGEILLYYCLAVAAIRIIYIGADWIVPKCGGGIQPCKKVRYTKGCQDPTDRCQDSACGILGCLRKLFTGECDRDVAEDEVSPSSPPRKETKERLSKLSQQTFCDSDSVGTSESQVSSWKGSQTGDTDGSASSTKGRKMVVRQRSPRRVPWMPEEPCPRCKAKRTREWLAQHFFDPEWCSPGKRN